Within the Streptomyces sp. NBC_00554 genome, the region CAGCTGCGCCCGCGTGTGGTCGATGACCCGCTGCGCAGCGGGCCGCCGCTCCTGGTCATACGTGTCCAGCAGCCCCCGACCCGCCATCCCGCGCACCGCGAACGCCAGCTTCCAGCCCAGATCCACCGCGTCCAGCAACCCCGTACTCAGCCCCTGTCCGCCGATCGGGAAATGCACATGCGCCGCATCCCCCGCCAAAAAGACCCGCCCCCTGCGATAACACCCCGCCAGCCGGGAGAAATCGCTGAACCTGCTCAGCCACCTGGCATCCCGCACCGCCACCTCCCGCCCCGCGATCCAGGACACCTCGCGCCGCAACTCCTCCACCGTCGGCGGCACACCACGCCCCACATGCGCACCCCCGCAGTTCAGAGTCCGCAACCGGACCACCCCACCCCCCGCCTCCTTGGCCACCATCCAGCCCCGCGGCGTGCGATGCCACCCCGCCGCAAAACCCCCACCCCCCTCAAAACGCACATCCCCCGCCATCGCCGAGACCGTTGCCGGATACGTCCGCGAGGCGAAGCCCGCCTCCTCCCGGACCAGACTGCGCGCCCCGTCCGCACCCACCAGATACGCACCCGCACACTCCACCCGGCCACCCGGACCCTCCGCCGTCACACGCACCCCGTCCGCCTCCTGCCACACCCCCACCACCCGATGACCACGCAACACCCGCACCCCCAACGCCCGCGCACGCCCCTCGAAGTGACGCTCCAACACGTCCTGCGCACACTTCAACACCGGCACCGGCTCCCCCACCGGCACCGAGATGGACAGCCCCCGCATCCCCGCGAAATGAAACGCACCACCCGCCCCCCCGGCACCCACAGCGCCGACCCCAGCCTCTACACCGCCAGCCCCAGCACCACCGGCCCCGGCGACCCCCGCACCGGCCCCCGCAAACCCGGGAAGACCGGCA harbors:
- a CDS encoding FAD-dependent monooxygenase, which translates into the protein MLVRVRVWGRFSVVRGIQAQVVVVGGGPVGLVVACVLAGRGVSVVVVEAESGVCERPKATTVHARAVQCLVRGGHLAGLPGFAGAGAGVAGAGGAGAGGVEAGVGAVGAGGAGGAFHFAGMRGLSISVPVGEPVPVLKCAQDVLERHFEGRARALGVRVLRGHRVVGVWQEADGVRVTAEGPGGRVECAGAYLVGADGARSLVREEAGFASRTYPATVSAMAGDVRFEGGGGFAAGWHRTPRGWMVAKEAGGGVVRLRTLNCGGAHVGRGVPPTVEELRREVSWIAGREVAVRDARWLSRFSDFSRLAGCYRRGRVFLAGDAAHVHFPIGGQGLSTGLLDAVDLGWKLAFAVRGMAGRGLLDTYDQERRPAAQRVIDHTRAQLALMRPGPELEPLRALFGELLARGGESGMLAAMVSAQDTVLPVRGADAPEWEGRFLPNAGLVTGEGRTDVIGLLGEGRPLLLLFGGPGCAGYEEQARGWAGVVRVVHAEPVPEFGCEALLVRPDGYVAWASGGEGPAGVLRAYFGAGAGEGEGAGGVLAEAAG